Proteins from one Juglans microcarpa x Juglans regia isolate MS1-56 chromosome 1S, Jm3101_v1.0, whole genome shotgun sequence genomic window:
- the LOC121247093 gene encoding calmodulin-binding receptor-like cytoplasmic kinase 2, translating to MKSPNSPCGGRKSTFGARRTPERVPYSPSSAYSDVSTAGTSSSSGRSRVAVAARSVAGVFVACFTPPETKSSTYSVADSEEFKAPSVASNGSRASSERRRSSNLGVYAGSNNSTHVREPGRVQFAMEDILKATRNFSPSFKIGQGGFGTVYKGILEDGTVVAVKRAKKSVYDKHLGVEFQSEIRTLAQVEHLNLVRFYGCLEHQDERIVVVEYVPNGTLREHLDCIHVDVLDLAARLDIAIDVAHAITYLHMYTDHPIIHRDIKSSNILLTENLRAKVADFGFARMAADSDSGATHVSTQVKGTAGYLDPEYLRTYQLTEKSDVYSFGVLLVELVTGRRPIETKRELKERITARWAMKNFTDGDAISVLDPKLECSAANHLALEKILELAAQCLAPHRQNRPRMRMCAEILWSIRKDYRELSASDFHSLSRSERSVSIKE from the exons ATGAAAAGTCCAAACTCACCGTGCGGTGGCCGGAAGTCTACCTTTGGTGCCCGGAGAACGCCCGAACGCGTCCCCTACTCTCCCAGCTCCGCATACTCCGACGTCTCCACCGCCGGGACCTCCAGCTCTAGCGGACGGAGCCGCGTCGCCGTCGCTGCTAGATCGGTCGCCGGAGTCTTCGTGGCCTGCTTTACTCCGCCGGAGACCAAGAGCTCTACCTATAGCGTCGCGGACTCCGAGGAATTCAAAGCTCCCTCCG TTGCGTCTAATGGTTCAAGAGCTAGTAGCGAGAGAAGACGTAGTTCGAATCTTGGAGTCTATGCCGGTTCAAATAACTCGACACATGTACGAGAGCCTGGTCGTGTACAATTTGCCATGGAAGATATCTTGAAGGCCACGAGGAATTTCTCCCCCTCTTTCAAGATCGGACAAGGTGGGTTTGGGACAGTCTACAAGGGAATACTCGAAGATGGAACCGTTGTTGCAGTAAAACGTGCCAAGAAG AGTGTATATGATAAGCATTTGGGGGTGGAATTCCAAAGTGAGATCCGAACTCTGGCGCAGGTGGAACATTTGAATTTGGTCAGGTTTTATGGATGTTTGGAGCACCAAGATGAAAGGATTGTTGTCGTGGAGTACGTTCCCAATGGAACCCTCCGAGAACACTTGGATT GTATTCATGTCGACGTTCTGGACCTTGCTGCACGGTTAGATATCGCAATTGATGTGGCTCATGCCATTACCTATCTTCATATGTATACAG ATCACCCTATCATTCATAGAGACATAAAATCTTCCAACATTCTCCTCACAGAAAACTTAAGAGCAAAGGTAGCCGACTTTGGTTTTGCTAGAATGGCAGCTGACAGTGATTCAGGTGCCACCCATGTGTCTACCCAAGTTAAAGGAACTGCTGGCTACTTGGATCCAGAGTATCTCAGAACTTATCAACTAACCGAAAAAAGTGATGTTTATTCATTTGGTGTATTATTGGTTGAACTAGTCACAGGCAGACGTCCAATCGAAACAAAACGAGAACTCAAGGAGCGGATAACAGCAAGATGG GCCATGAAGAACTTTACCGATGGTGATGCTATTTCAGTCTTGGACCCAAAGCTGGAATGTAGTGCTGCAAATCACCTAGCCCTCGAAAAGATTCTTGAACTAGCCGCTCAGTGTTTGGCTCCACACAGACAAAATCGGCCCAGAATGAGGATGTGTGCAGAGATCCTTTGGAGCATCCGTAAGGATTACAGAGAACTATCAGCCTCAGATTTCCATTCCCTCTCCCGATCCGAAAGGAGTGTTTCGATAAAAGAATAG